In Tumebacillus amylolyticus, the genomic stretch GCGTTTCTGGCGGCGATTTCCGTGTTGGTGACGATGCGGGGAGACGCGCCGTGGATGTATGAGAATCTCTCGGCGCACAAGGGTTGGATTCTCGGGTCGGGTGTTTTGTATCTGCTGGGGTACCTGGCGCTGTTCGCACCGAAAAAAGCGGGCATGCCCGCCAATGGACGTCCACGGCTGGCGGTGGTGGCGACGATTTTCCAATACCTGCTGGCGGCGACGGGGTACGGCATGGCGCACTTGCCGTATATCGTGTATCCGACGGTGACGATCGAGTCGGGGTTCACGGATGAGAGCACGTTTCATGCGTTGTTTGCTTCCTATCTCGTCGGATTCGCGATCTTGACGCCGGGGTTTTGGTTGTTTTGGCGGATGTTTATGCGGGACAAGAAGTATTTGCGACAGAAGTAGAGAGTTATGGCAAAAGGGAAAAAGGGGCACCTCACGCGTCAGGGCGGGAGGTGCCTTTTTTAGTTGGGAGGTTGTTGCGTGGCACGAGCGGTGTGGAAGTGGGTCATGGCTTTTTTGAGGAAGTCGCGTTCTTCGTCTGTGAAGTGGTAGGCGGGGGGCCGTTCCTGTTCGGGCAGGGCGTTGTAGGAGGTCCAGGATTTTTTCATGCCTTCGAGGATCGCGGGGTCGCCTTGGGAGACGCGGGCGTTGATTTCGGTGAGCAGGTGCGCCATGTGTTGTGATTCTGCAGAGGCGGGGTCTGCTTGTTGTGCCGTGAGGGTTTGGAGCTTGGTGCGGAATTCGTCGTACTGCTCGTGGTGGAGACGGCGGGTTTCGTCTGTCCAGACCTTGGTTTGCAGTTTGTGCCGCGCTTCTTCGGAGTAGGACGATTCATAGAGGTCGCGCATCTTCAAGCGTTGGGCGGGGGTGAGGTGTTGGCGAACCCATTCTGGTTTGTGTTCGGCTTGGTAGACGTGCAGGATCGAGGAGAGCGCTTCCGGGTCGTCCGGGTTTTGTTGCAAGAGACGCTGACTGGCTTCGACGGCGCGCAAGATCAAGTCGAGTTCCGCCCGCTTGTCCAAAAGCATCGCCCGCTGTTGGGCCAATCGCTCCGAGAGGTCCTGCGGGCTGGTTTGGAGACAGGCTTTGATCTCTTCGAGCGAGAAGCCGAGGTATTTCAACGCGAGGATGTATTGCAAACGGTGCAGGTCCTCTTCGGTATAGAGCCGATACCCCGACTCGCTATGTTGAGAAGGAGAGAGCAGCCCCGTCTGGTCGTAATAACGCAAGGTGCGGATGGAGATCGAAGCTTTTTTGGCAAGTTCGCCGGTTTGATAAAGTGGCGCCGTCATGAAGGCCTCACTCCTTTTCTACCTACAGGATAAAGGGTGACGTTGGGGAAGGGTCAAGCACAAAATCTTGCAAAAATTGGAACTCTGTCGTACTCTTGTGACAAGATGAAGAATTCGGAGGTAGTAGAGATGAACAAACAAACAATCCCGCTGCTCACGTCAGAACTGGCAGACCTGATTGAAAAATCGGACTGCGACGTGATGAAGGGTCGGATGGAGTACATAGGTCGTCATCAAGGCAACCCCTACGGCGTGGAGATTCGCCAGTTTGGGCGGGCGACGGCGATGTTGGCGCATAAGTTTCCGGTGATCGATTTCAATCGGGTGTACGGCATCGGGCATGAGGAGATCGAACATCTCGATGAGATCTTCGCCTTTTTCGCAAGCGCCAACCGTGAATTCATGATCGACATCGCGCCGCAACGCATGTCTACGGAACTGCTGCAAGCGCTCACCCAGCGGGGATTCCTCCAAACCGGCTTCCATACCGCGATGTATGGAGTTCCGGACCTCTCCCACGTCCACCCAGTCGACGGACTTGAAGTTCGCCGTGTTCAAAAGGAAGAAGTCGAGCTGTACGGCCGAATTTTTACCTCCTCTCTGGAAATTCCCGACGACATCCCGGAGCGCAAGGAGAGCAATCTCCTGCTTCTCGAAGACCCGCACTGGACCCTCTACCTCTGCTGGCAAGGAGAGACTCCGATCGGATTCACCATCATGCAGATCGTCGACGGTGTCGCCGGATTCGCTCTCGCCGGGACTGTGCCGGAGTACCGTAACCGAGGTGCCCAGACGGCGATGTTGCATCAGCGAATGGTGGACGCCCTCGCCGCCGATGCCCGTCTCGTCGTCGCCCAATGCGAATTCGCCAGCGGATCGCAACGCAATTTACAACGAGCAGGTTTTCAGGTTGCCTACACCAAGTCGGTCTGGAAACGACAGGAGGCTTAATTTCAAATTATGATCCCTGCCATCCAAGAACGTTTCAACGACACCATCCTGCAAGACGCAGCCAACCGCTACGGCACCACCCTTGACGGGTTGAAAAATCTCGGCGGCTTCGAGAGCAACGTCTATGAATTCCACCGTGACAACCACGCCTACATTTTAAAAGTGACGCACACCATCCGCCGCAGCGTGAACTATTTGCTCGGCGAACTGGAATGGCTGAACCACCTCGTCGACGGCGGCGTCTCTGCGTCGCGTTGCATCCCGTCCACCAACGGCAACCTCGTCGAAGTCATCGAGGAAAACGACGGCCACTCCTTCCTCGCCATGGCCTACGAAAAAGCACCCGGTACCCGCGTGCCCAAGGAACAATGGGGTCCCAATCTGTTCCGCGAATGGGGTCGTGTCATCGGCCGGATGCACAAACTCACCCAAACCTACGAACTCCGCGACCCGGCACTTAAGCGTCAGGAGTGGTACGAGGAAGAGTGCCTTCAACTCAGAAAATACCTTGCCGACGACCCCGAAGTCATCGCGGCCGGTGAGGAACTCCTGCAACGCATCCATAAGTTGCCCCAAGACGCTACTTCCTACGGTCTCTGCCATACCGACCTGCACCAAGGCAATTTGCACGTCACCGAGGACGACTCCATCGTTGCGTTCGACTTTGACGACTGCGGATACAACTGGTTTGCAAACGACGTAGCAATTATTTTGTTCTACGCGATGCGATACCCGTCTGAAACCTATCCGACGCGCGCGGCGACGACCGAGGCGTTCCTCACGCACTTTATCGCAGGCTACCAAGAGGAGAGCGAATTCAACCCGGAATGGCTGACCCTGTTCCCCGACTTCCTCCGACTGCGTCACCTGCTGCTCTATATCGTCATGCAACAAGCGGGCGAGACCATACCGGAAGAGTACCGCCAAAAACTCATCGACGGCACCCCGCTGGTCGAGTTTGACTTCACGACGATTGCCGTCCCGCGCGCGTAAGTGAGTGAAAGCCCTCCAACCTGCACAGACTTCAAGCAGGGGGTGAGCGCATGGATCAAGGCACTCTGGCAAACCTGAACACCGAGCAAGCCCGCAAGATCGACCAACTTGAAGCAGAGCTTGGTGTCGTGTTGGTTGCGTATGACGGCTACAAGCA encodes the following:
- a CDS encoding MerR family transcriptional regulator; translated protein: MTAPLYQTGELAKKASISIRTLRYYDQTGLLSPSQHSESGYRLYTEEDLHRLQYILALKYLGFSLEEIKACLQTSPQDLSERLAQQRAMLLDKRAELDLILRAVEASQRLLQQNPDDPEALSSILHVYQAEHKPEWVRQHLTPAQRLKMRDLYESSYSEEARHKLQTKVWTDETRRLHHEQYDEFRTKLQTLTAQQADPASAESQHMAHLLTEINARVSQGDPAILEGMKKSWTSYNALPEQERPPAYHFTDEERDFLKKAMTHFHTARATQQPPN
- a CDS encoding phosphotransferase enzyme family protein, which translates into the protein MIPAIQERFNDTILQDAANRYGTTLDGLKNLGGFESNVYEFHRDNHAYILKVTHTIRRSVNYLLGELEWLNHLVDGGVSASRCIPSTNGNLVEVIEENDGHSFLAMAYEKAPGTRVPKEQWGPNLFREWGRVIGRMHKLTQTYELRDPALKRQEWYEEECLQLRKYLADDPEVIAAGEELLQRIHKLPQDATSYGLCHTDLHQGNLHVTEDDSIVAFDFDDCGYNWFANDVAIILFYAMRYPSETYPTRAATTEAFLTHFIAGYQEESEFNPEWLTLFPDFLRLRHLLLYIVMQQAGETIPEEYRQKLIDGTPLVEFDFTTIAVPRA